The genomic window GAAATGAAGCTTCCCGAGGAATTCATTCATCATGCGACCCGTCACCTTCGGATACCAGTAGTAGATCCCGGAGAAAAGCGCCATGAGCGAGGTCGGCGCCATCATGTAATGGAAATGCCCGACGACGTAGTAGGTATCGTGAAGGACCAGATCCGACGAGCTCCAGCCGTTCGGAAGCCCGGTCAGGCCGCCAATGGCGAAGAGTGGCAACCAGGACAAGGCGAAGAGCATCGGCAGGTTGATGCGGATCGATGCTCCCCACAGTGAGAGAAGAAATACGGTCCCAATGAGCACGGAGGGAATCGAGATGAGCGTCGTGAAGATCTGGAAGAAGGTCGTCACCCCCTGGCCCATGCCGGTCATGTACATGTGGTGAGCCCAGACGACCATCCCGAGGAATCCGATGGCGATTTCGGAGTAGACGATCATGCGGTAGCTCCAGAGAGGTCGACGCGTGTTGTTCGTCCAGATTTCCGCAATGATCCCCATGGTCGGAAGGATCTGGACGTAGACCTCGGGATGGCCGAGAAACCAGAAGAGATGCTGCCAGAGAAGGGGCGCGCCACCTCCGCTGACGGCCACCCGCTGGCCTCCGACGATCAATCCGTCGGGAGAGAAGAAGCTCGTTCCGGCAAGCCGGTCCATGAGCTGCATGACGGCGGCGGACTCGAGCGGTGGGAAGGCCAAGAGCATGAGAAAGGCCGTCACGAGCTCGGACCAGACGAAGATCGGGAGCCGCATCCAGGAGAGCCCCGGGGCGCGGAGCTGGAAGATCGTCGTGATCATGTTGACGGTCCCCAGCAGAGAGCCGGTGATGTTGAAGGCCATTCCGAGCAGCCAGAGCGTTTGCCCGTTGAGCACCGGGTGAAAGCCGGGACCGGAGTCGGCCAGATTGGCGAGCGGGGGGTAAGAGGTCCATCCCGACTTCGCCGCTCCTCCGGGAACGAAGAAGCTCGCCACCATGATGACGACACCCACGAAGAAGCACCAGAAGCTCGCCATATTGAGCCGAGGGAAGGCCATGTCGGGAGCCCCGAGCTTGAGCGGGACGATGTAGTTTCCGAACCCGGCGAAGAGCGCAGGCACCAGAGCCATGAAGATCATAATGGTTCCGTGGATCGCTCCAAAGGAGTTGTACAACTGCGGAGTCATCACCCCGCCCGGCGCCATGTTGACCCCCACGAGCTGCTGCAGCAGCTGCGCGAAGAGGGGAACGGGCTTCCCGGGGTAGGAGAGCTGCCAGCGCATGAAGATCATGAGGACAAAACCGAAGAGCCCCATCAGGAGGGAGGTGATCATGTACTGGATGCCGATCACCTTGTGATCGGTCGAGAAGACCCACTGTCTCCACCAGGGCAGAGCCGCTTCGTGCCCATGCTGCCCCGGATGCACCGGATTTTCCGTCATATGGCCGTCCATCCCTCTTCCTCCTCCACTTCCTCCAGCTTCCTCGCGCCGACTCCGGGGCCGCCCAAGGGCCCGCCGCCGGACCAAAGGCCCGCTATCGCTGCATCAGGGTAGCCGCCAGTGGTTGCGCGGGCTATTCTGGTGGTCTCCTCTCCTTTCCCTCAGGCAAGATCCGGGGGGATGCATCCGAGCAACCCGGTACACTCACCGGAGTTTTGCTCGCCGGGCGGCGGAATCGGGGACGAACGCCGGCAAGCAGGAATCGGCCGCGGAAGTCTCTATCCGCGAGCGACAACCTGGGGCGCGCCTTCCGCTCCAATGGGCGGAGGCTGCTTGCCGAACTGGCGCTCGTAAAGCTTGGCGTACCGAACGAAAGTCGCCAGTGCAGTAACCGTGGCGATGTAGAGACCCGGAAATCCGTCCAGAAAGCCCAGCCGGAAGAAATAGCCCCGCAAAAAGCGCCAGAGAGGTCGGAAGAAGAGGTCCGACCAGCGAAAGCCTATGCCTCTTCCCTGCCGTTCGTCGGCAAATGCCGCCGCAAACGCCGGGATTTTCCGCACGTTGTCTTCCACGGTGGGGAACGAATAGTGGAGCAGATCCACCCGCATCTTCCTCACCCGACCGTCAAGAATCAGCTTGTCGTGCTCCCGATTCCCCCCCCATCGGCCGCGATCCCGGCGAAAGAGGCGCAGGTTATAGTCGGGATACCAATCTCCGTGCGTAATCCATCGGTTGAGGAACCATGTCTTACGGCGAAAGGATGCGCCGTCGAACTTTCCTTCCTCGCCGGAAAAGAACTCTTCAACCGCCTTTCGCATCTCGAGCGAAACTTCCTCGTCCGCATCGAGCCCCAGGACCCAGGGCCGCGTAGCCAGGGAGAGCGCCACATTCTTCTGGTCGCGGCGGCAGGTCCAGGCGCGCTCCTCAACGCGGGCTCCGAACTCGCGGGCAATCTCTGGTGTCGGGTCGGTGCAATCGTTGACGACGACGACGATCTCTTCCACCCAGCCAGCGACGCTTCCCAGGCTGCGCGGAAGGTTGCGCGCCTCGTTGCAGGCGATCATCGTCACGGAGATCGGCAGCTTCCTCATCCGCTCGGTTTGCTCCTCTCCTCCGGCAGC from Methylacidimicrobium sp. B4 includes these protein-coding regions:
- a CDS encoding cbb3-type cytochrome c oxidase subunit I, with product MDGHMTENPVHPGQHGHEAALPWWRQWVFSTDHKVIGIQYMITSLLMGLFGFVLMIFMRWQLSYPGKPVPLFAQLLQQLVGVNMAPGGVMTPQLYNSFGAIHGTIMIFMALVPALFAGFGNYIVPLKLGAPDMAFPRLNMASFWCFFVGVVIMVASFFVPGGAAKSGWTSYPPLANLADSGPGFHPVLNGQTLWLLGMAFNITGSLLGTVNMITTIFQLRAPGLSWMRLPIFVWSELVTAFLMLLAFPPLESAAVMQLMDRLAGTSFFSPDGLIVGGQRVAVSGGGAPLLWQHLFWFLGHPEVYVQILPTMGIIAEIWTNNTRRPLWSYRMIVYSEIAIGFLGMVVWAHHMYMTGMGQGVTTFFQIFTTLISIPSVLIGTVFLLSLWGASIRINLPMLFALSWLPLFAIGGLTGLPNGWSSSDLVLHDTYYVVGHFHYMMAPTSLMALFSGIYYWYPKVTGRMMNEFLGKLHFWPTLLFFNGVFFPMLIQGMNGVHRRWYDGGAGWQYAQNVLWLNHVMSISAWLLALAQIPFIINFFWSAKHGEKAKSENPWQATTLEWATPTPPLAHGNFPVAPSVYRGPYEYSVPGAQRDFLPQWEPGAEEKVRSEPAHV
- a CDS encoding glycosyltransferase family 2 protein — protein: MRKLPISVTMIACNEARNLPRSLGSVAGWVEEIVVVVNDCTDPTPEIAREFGARVEERAWTCRRDQKNVALSLATRPWVLGLDADEEVSLEMRKAVEEFFSGEEGKFDGASFRRKTWFLNRWITHGDWYPDYNLRLFRRDRGRWGGNREHDKLILDGRVRKMRVDLLHYSFPTVEDNVRKIPAFAAAFADERQGRGIGFRWSDLFFRPLWRFLRGYFFRLGFLDGFPGLYIATVTALATFVRYAKLYERQFGKQPPPIGAEGAPQVVARG